One Chryseobacterium wanjuense genomic region harbors:
- the dnaX gene encoding DNA polymerase III subunit gamma/tau — protein sequence MENFIVSARKYRPQEFDTVVGQSHITDTLEHAIGENQLAQALLFCGPRGVGKTTCARILARKINEKDGSVSEDGFAYNIYELDAASNNSVDDIRELIDQVRFAPQVGKYKVYIIDEVHMLSSAAFNAFLKTLEEPPAHAIFILATTEKHKIIPTILSRCQIYDFKRITIEDIQGHLRNIAQKENIQYEDDALYLIAQKADGALRDALSIFDRLSTFSQKNITLAKAAEVLNILDYDQYLKVVDLAKENKIPEVLFAFNEIVKKGFDPHIFIAGLGNHFRDLMMAQNASTIDLIEVGEQTKSKFVQQAQNWNAQQLIDAIEICNHADINYKNSKNPRLTVEIALMQLASLTANSDVSKKKSL from the coding sequence ATGGAAAATTTTATCGTATCTGCACGAAAGTATCGTCCACAGGAGTTTGACACTGTTGTTGGGCAATCACACATTACGGATACTTTAGAACATGCGATTGGAGAAAATCAGCTAGCTCAGGCTTTATTGTTCTGCGGACCAAGAGGAGTAGGAAAAACTACATGTGCCAGAATTTTGGCAAGAAAGATCAATGAAAAGGATGGTTCAGTTTCAGAAGACGGTTTTGCGTACAATATCTATGAACTGGATGCAGCTTCGAACAACTCTGTAGATGATATCAGGGAACTGATCGATCAGGTTCGTTTTGCGCCTCAGGTTGGTAAATACAAAGTATATATCATAGACGAGGTTCACATGCTGTCTTCTGCTGCCTTTAACGCTTTCCTTAAAACTCTTGAAGAGCCGCCGGCTCACGCCATCTTTATTTTGGCTACAACGGAAAAGCACAAAATCATTCCTACGATTTTATCACGTTGCCAGATTTACGATTTCAAGAGAATCACCATAGAAGATATCCAGGGTCATCTTAGGAATATTGCTCAGAAAGAGAATATTCAGTATGAAGATGATGCATTATATTTAATTGCCCAAAAAGCAGATGGCGCACTAAGAGATGCCTTATCTATTTTTGACAGGCTTTCTACATTCTCCCAAAAAAATATTACCCTTGCAAAAGCTGCAGAGGTTTTAAATATTTTGGATTATGACCAATATCTGAAAGTGGTGGATTTAGCCAAAGAAAACAAAATTCCTGAAGTACTTTTTGCATTTAATGAAATTGTAAAAAAAGGTTTCGATCCGCATATTTTCATTGCAGGGCTAGGAAATCATTTCAGAGATTTGATGATGGCTCAAAATGCGTCTACCATTGATCTTATTGAGGTTGGCGAACAAACAAAATCCAAATTTGTGCAGCAGGCGCAAAACTGGAATGCTCAACAGCTAATCGATGCTATAGAGATCTGTAATCATGCGGATATTAATTATAAAAATTCAAAAAATCCTCGACTGACAGTAGAAATTGCTCTCATGCAACTGGCTTCTCTGACGGCTAATTCAGACGTTTCTAAAAAAAAAAGTTTATAA
- a CDS encoding glycohydrolase toxin TNT-related protein encodes MKNLFKYFLFLNITLFSMACSSDRDIFPDETPSEVTTVFYKNANELAATYDPSGAVNQTMRDQIYDLYKQGKWSELETLFKNNNLNGGWPPASGGFNIIDDVAFTAGQKYDRYSNAVGSYSGTGVPTLGGSFTSPIINGYVYTFGQRALNQPENSYDFYYEIEVLNNLLNFKGQTADVIPWFNQVGRGKQTMWKIPIDPATGYQKTWNKLAQEGYIKVTIKKSPSGHYPGSVGTVIQ; translated from the coding sequence ATGAAAAACCTATTTAAGTACTTTTTATTTTTAAACATTACCTTATTCTCAATGGCCTGCAGCTCGGATCGGGATATATTTCCGGATGAAACGCCGAGTGAAGTGACCACGGTATTTTACAAAAATGCCAACGAACTTGCAGCTACTTATGATCCGTCGGGCGCTGTAAATCAGACGATGAGAGATCAGATCTACGATTTATACAAGCAGGGAAAATGGAGTGAACTGGAAACTTTGTTTAAAAATAATAATTTAAATGGAGGATGGCCGCCTGCAAGCGGCGGGTTCAATATTATTGATGATGTTGCATTTACAGCCGGACAGAAATACGACCGATACAGTAATGCTGTCGGCAGTTACAGTGGGACCGGAGTTCCTACTTTAGGAGGAAGCTTTACGAGCCCGATCATCAATGGTTATGTGTATACTTTCGGGCAGAGAGCCTTAAATCAGCCGGAAAATTCTTACGATTTTTATTATGAAATAGAAGTATTGAATAATTTATTAAATTTCAAAGGTCAAACTGCGGATGTGATTCCTTGGTTTAATCAGGTGGGTCGCGGGAAACAGACGATGTGGAAAATCCCGATCGATCCTGCTACAGGTTACCAGAAAACATGGAATAAGCTGGCGCAGGAAGGATACATTAAAGTAACGATTAAGAAAAGTCCGAGCGGACATTATCCGGGTTCAGTGGGTACTGTTATCCAATAA
- a CDS encoding NAD(P)H-dependent oxidoreductase, whose amino-acid sequence MKKKILLILGHPSKNSFCNALLDAYKKGAERAGAECKIIYISDLQFNVNLSDGYRNAEAMALEEDLVNSQKLIQWANHVVMAFPNWWGFMPAVTKGFIDRIFLPDFAFKHHSGKIFPEKLLKGKSMRLLVTMDTPKWWFYLIYRASQYQILKKIVFGYVGFDPIKFSTFGFMRKSTEKQRKKWLQKVMDLGRQFK is encoded by the coding sequence ATGAAAAAGAAGATTTTACTTATACTCGGACATCCATCGAAAAATTCATTTTGTAATGCCTTGCTTGATGCTTATAAAAAAGGAGCGGAAAGGGCAGGTGCAGAATGTAAAATCATTTATATATCAGATTTACAATTCAATGTCAATCTTTCAGACGGCTATAGAAATGCAGAAGCCATGGCTCTTGAGGAAGACCTTGTGAATTCCCAAAAGCTTATCCAATGGGCAAATCATGTGGTGATGGCTTTTCCGAACTGGTGGGGCTTCATGCCTGCTGTGACAAAAGGCTTTATCGACAGGATTTTTCTTCCTGATTTCGCATTCAAGCATCATTCCGGAAAGATCTTCCCTGAAAAATTATTAAAAGGAAAAAGCATGCGCCTTCTGGTAACGATGGATACCCCAAAATGGTGGTTTTACCTGATCTACAGGGCTTCACAATATCAGATTTTAAAGAAAATCGTATTCGGCTATGTCGGTTTTGATCCTATTAAGTTTTCCACCTTCGGTTTTATGAGAAAATCTACAGAAAAGCAACGAAAAAAATGGCTTCAAAAAGTGATGGATCTGGGAAGACAATTTAAATAA
- a CDS encoding Crp/Fnr family transcriptional regulator, translated as MEMQPEIEIYLESIKAFCPAITSDELLEFSEKVSVQEMSKKDFFLEAGKVQKTIGFISKGLVRSFFIDRNGDEITVGFYPEGEYATHYPAFVVQQPSKYYIQCLEPTTFVNLTYEDMQWRYKESVIFERYGRFVAEAVLHQQQARIESFIFQTAEERYLDFIKRYPTLFNRISLSHLCSFLGIERQTLTRIRQKIAHR; from the coding sequence ATGGAAATGCAACCAGAAATAGAAATATATTTAGAATCTATCAAGGCGTTCTGCCCTGCGATCACTTCTGATGAGCTTTTAGAGTTTTCTGAAAAAGTTTCAGTGCAGGAGATGAGCAAGAAAGATTTTTTCCTGGAAGCGGGCAAAGTTCAGAAAACAATTGGTTTCATTTCAAAAGGGCTGGTTCGCTCTTTCTTTATCGACCGCAACGGGGATGAGATCACGGTCGGTTTTTATCCTGAAGGGGAATATGCCACCCATTATCCTGCATTTGTCGTTCAACAGCCCAGTAAATACTACATCCAATGCCTGGAACCAACAACATTTGTAAATCTTACCTATGAAGATATGCAGTGGCGGTATAAAGAATCCGTAATTTTCGAAAGATACGGAAGGTTTGTAGCAGAAGCCGTTCTACATCAGCAGCAGGCTCGTATTGAAAGTTTTATATTCCAGACTGCGGAAGAGCGGTATCTTGATTTTATTAAAAGATATCCTACTTTATTCAACCGTATTTCACTCTCACACCTCTGCAGCTTTTTAGGAATTGAAAGGCAGACACTTACCAGAATCCGTCAGAAAATAGCTCACAGATAG
- the rsgA gene encoding ribosome small subunit-dependent GTPase A encodes MKGKIIKSTGSWYQVLELETDKIFEARIRGKFKLIKTRLTNPLAVGDFVEFQLEQDDIAWITKIEPRRNYLIRKSVNLSKEAHIIASNIDLACFIFTLKHPETSLGFLDRFLACCEAYNIIPLILFNKIDVLHEEEIEIVKDIEFLYSEIGYDSLEISSYSRLNLDQLQELLKDKTSVFFGHSGCGKSTLVNALQPGLNLKTSEISDTHLKGKHTTTFAQMHFWDFGGNVIDTPGVREFAMIDIEKEEVQHYFPEIFKKREECKFHNCLHINEPKCAVIDALETGEIQHSRYSTYIKLMEEAEENSQK; translated from the coding sequence ATGAAAGGAAAAATCATTAAATCTACAGGAAGCTGGTATCAGGTTTTGGAGTTGGAAACCGATAAAATTTTCGAGGCCAGAATTCGGGGGAAGTTTAAATTAATTAAAACCCGACTTACCAATCCGCTTGCTGTAGGAGATTTTGTAGAATTTCAGCTGGAACAGGATGATATTGCATGGATCACCAAAATCGAACCCCGCAGAAATTATCTCATCAGAAAATCCGTAAACCTTTCAAAAGAAGCCCATATCATTGCCTCCAATATCGATTTGGCATGTTTCATTTTTACTTTAAAACATCCTGAAACTTCTCTCGGCTTCTTGGATAGATTTTTGGCCTGTTGTGAAGCATATAATATTATTCCATTGATTTTATTCAACAAAATTGATGTTTTGCATGAAGAAGAAATCGAAATTGTAAAAGACATAGAATTTCTTTATAGTGAAATAGGATATGATTCTTTGGAGATTTCTTCCTATTCAAGGTTAAATTTAGATCAGTTGCAGGAGCTTCTCAAGGATAAAACTTCAGTGTTTTTCGGGCATTCAGGATGTGGGAAATCTACGTTGGTGAATGCATTGCAGCCGGGATTGAACTTAAAAACTTCAGAAATTTCCGATACCCATTTAAAAGGAAAGCACACGACCACTTTCGCACAGATGCACTTCTGGGATTTCGGCGGAAATGTAATTGATACACCCGGAGTCCGCGAATTTGCCATGATCGACATCGAAAAAGAAGAAGTACAGCATTATTTTCCGGAAATATTCAAAAAGAGGGAAGAATGTAAATTTCACAATTGCCTTCACATCAATGAGCCAAAATGCGCCGTAATTGATGCCCTTGAAACCGGAGAAATTCAACATTCGAGATATTCTACCTACATCAAGCTGATGGAAGAGGCGGAAGAAAATTCTCAGAAATAG
- a CDS encoding aminotransferase class I/II-fold pyridoxal phosphate-dependent enzyme: MDINFSTATFKDFENIPGYDMMQRAEIYYDFLDYMKSNGHRYRLRNNTGCSSVMNVGTENATHEYISFVTSDYLGFTQHPKVKQAAIEGIEKYGTGTAATPLIGGYYLYHNELEAKIASFFGRSQDEAVIFTTGYTANSATLQILLQKEDIAIIDMAVHASVYEGCILTNRKTFPHNNLEALENILKTSESMYRTKLVVIDGVYSQDGDTAPIEEIYKLVKKYNAYLMIDDVHGVGILGKTGRGTIEDTGLLDKIDIITGTFSKTFGSLGGYVITNEKLATFIRFQSRQQIFSATMPPSSMGIVKAIELIDEEPQWRAKLWENINYFKKGLNDLGLETGTTCSAVIPVKIGDPHVTGDVGKLLIERGIYTNPIIYPAVARKDARIRMSIMATHKREHLDKTLNAFEDIDKKLHIAKK; this comes from the coding sequence ATGGACATTAACTTTTCAACAGCAACTTTTAAAGACTTCGAGAATATCCCCGGATATGATATGATGCAACGTGCAGAAATATATTACGATTTCCTGGATTATATGAAGTCTAACGGACACCGATACAGACTGAGAAATAACACAGGATGCAGCTCGGTAATGAATGTTGGCACGGAAAATGCAACACACGAATACATTAGTTTCGTTACCAGCGATTATTTAGGGTTTACTCAGCACCCAAAAGTAAAGCAGGCAGCGATAGAAGGTATCGAAAAATATGGAACGGGTACAGCGGCAACTCCGCTTATTGGTGGATATTATCTGTACCACAACGAATTAGAAGCAAAAATAGCTTCTTTTTTTGGTAGGTCTCAGGACGAAGCGGTGATTTTCACTACAGGATATACTGCTAATAGTGCGACTTTGCAGATCCTGCTTCAGAAAGAAGATATTGCCATCATTGATATGGCGGTGCATGCAAGTGTATATGAAGGATGTATTCTTACCAACAGAAAAACATTCCCTCACAACAACCTGGAAGCTTTGGAAAATATTCTGAAAACTTCTGAAAGTATGTATCGTACCAAGCTGGTAGTAATCGATGGAGTATATTCTCAGGATGGAGATACTGCACCTATCGAGGAAATTTATAAATTAGTTAAAAAATATAATGCCTACCTGATGATTGATGATGTACACGGAGTAGGGATTTTAGGCAAAACGGGAAGAGGAACAATAGAAGATACGGGTCTATTGGATAAAATAGATATTATTACCGGAACGTTCAGTAAAACATTCGGTAGTTTGGGAGGATATGTGATTACGAATGAGAAACTGGCGACATTTATAAGATTCCAGTCTCGTCAGCAGATTTTTTCTGCAACAATGCCTCCGTCGTCAATGGGAATTGTAAAAGCCATTGAATTGATAGATGAAGAACCGCAGTGGCGTGCAAAGCTGTGGGAGAACATCAACTACTTCAAAAAAGGGTTGAATGACCTCGGATTGGAAACGGGAACAACTTGTTCTGCAGTAATTCCTGTAAAAATTGGTGATCCGCATGTAACAGGTGACGTCGGAAAGCTACTAATTGAAAGAGGCATCTATACAAACCCAATAATATATCCCGCAGTAGCGAGAAAAGATGCACGTATCAGGATGAGTATTATGGCCACTCACAAGAGGGAACATCTTGATAAAACACTCAACGCGTTTGAGGATATCGATAAAAAATTGCATATTGCAAAAAAATAA
- a CDS encoding chorismate mutase produces MNLKDLKNEWINEFSQPLMIAGPCSAESEAQMLETARRIKETHANVPIFRAGIWKPRTKPNGFEGVGVIGLNWLKKVKEEYGFKTATEVANAHHVFAALEADVDILWIGARSTVNPFTVQEIAMALRGTDKPVIVKNPVNPDLALWIGALERLLGQGITNLGVIHRGFSTYQKTKYRNNPNWQIALDFKSQFPNIPMLIDPSHICGNRTGLADITQEALNVGYQGAIIETHSNPDEAWSDASQQITPEVLAELIGNLKMRSTDLAGFEGDMGRHRTLISDIDFQLIELLSQRMKISEKIGKLKKENDIAIFQPERWKVITEYATQKAKETGMSQEFIEKVFKTIHEESIEVQNNIMIDR; encoded by the coding sequence ATGAATTTAAAAGATTTAAAAAACGAATGGATCAATGAGTTTTCACAGCCATTGATGATTGCGGGACCATGCAGTGCAGAAAGTGAAGCTCAGATGTTGGAGACGGCAAGGAGAATTAAGGAAACTCATGCGAATGTTCCGATTTTCCGTGCGGGAATCTGGAAACCACGTACAAAACCCAACGGATTTGAAGGAGTAGGAGTAATTGGTCTAAACTGGCTGAAAAAAGTAAAAGAGGAGTACGGATTCAAAACCGCGACTGAAGTTGCCAATGCTCACCACGTTTTTGCGGCTCTTGAAGCTGATGTAGATATCCTTTGGATCGGTGCGCGATCAACGGTGAATCCTTTTACAGTTCAGGAAATTGCGATGGCTTTAAGAGGTACCGATAAGCCGGTTATAGTAAAAAATCCCGTAAATCCTGATTTGGCTTTATGGATCGGTGCTTTAGAAAGACTTTTAGGACAGGGAATTACCAATCTGGGAGTGATCCACAGAGGTTTTTCTACGTACCAAAAAACAAAATACAGAAATAATCCAAATTGGCAGATTGCTTTAGATTTCAAGAGTCAGTTTCCTAATATTCCAATGTTAATCGATCCTTCCCACATTTGCGGAAACCGGACTGGTTTGGCAGATATTACCCAGGAAGCTTTAAACGTAGGTTACCAAGGTGCGATTATTGAAACACACAGCAATCCCGATGAAGCGTGGAGTGATGCTTCTCAGCAGATTACGCCTGAAGTATTAGCGGAATTAATTGGTAATTTAAAAATGAGAAGTACCGATTTGGCTGGTTTTGAAGGAGATATGGGAAGACACAGAACATTAATTTCCGATATCGATTTCCAGTTGATCGAACTTCTTTCCCAAAGGATGAAAATTTCCGAAAAAATAGGTAAGCTTAAAAAAGAGAATGATATTGCCATCTTCCAGCCGGAACGTTGGAAAGTAATCACGGAATATGCAACTCAAAAAGCAAAGGAAACGGGGATGTCACAGGAATTTATTGAGAAGGTTTTCAAGACTATTCACGAAGAATCGATTGAAGTTCAGAACAATATTATGATTGACAGGTGA
- a CDS encoding DUF1349 domain-containing protein, translated as MSRIFLSLFALLIFNKNFGQTLEKMSWFNEPEKWEIKNNKLTMLVTPQSDYWRISHYGFTVDDAPFLYTTYGGEFEAKVKISGNYKARFDQMGLMLRIDKENYIKAGIEFVDGKYNLSTVVTHKTSDWSVITLDKTPSEVWIKAVRRLDAVEVFYSFDDKNYVMMRNAHLQDNSPVMVGLMAACPDGNGFSAVFENFKVKHLPDERRLKWLKNNQ; from the coding sequence ATGAGTAGAATATTTTTAAGTCTTTTTGCGTTACTAATTTTTAATAAAAACTTTGGACAGACATTAGAAAAAATGTCGTGGTTCAATGAACCGGAAAAATGGGAAATTAAAAATAACAAATTAACCATGCTTGTCACGCCGCAAAGTGATTACTGGAGGATATCACATTATGGTTTTACGGTTGATGATGCGCCTTTTTTATATACAACGTATGGAGGAGAATTTGAAGCAAAGGTAAAAATATCAGGGAATTATAAGGCCAGATTTGACCAAATGGGATTAATGCTGAGAATTGACAAAGAAAATTACATCAAGGCCGGGATAGAATTTGTAGATGGAAAATACAATCTCAGTACGGTTGTCACTCACAAAACCAGTGACTGGAGCGTGATAACTTTAGACAAAACCCCTTCGGAAGTCTGGATAAAAGCCGTCCGCAGACTGGATGCTGTTGAAGTATTTTATTCTTTTGATGATAAAAACTATGTTATGATGCGAAATGCTCATCTTCAGGATAACTCTCCTGTGATGGTCGGTTTAATGGCTGCATGTCCTGATGGAAACGGCTTCAGTGCTGTTTTTGAAAATTTTAAGGTCAAACATCTTCCGGACGAACGTCGCCTGAAATGGCTTAAAAATAATCAGTAG
- a CDS encoding response regulator transcription factor, translating to MEIVETLNKTLLQKNSGQNCLLDIEVYKAIAFTYSQTENSIAVLSDMQLNKSWVYSSKTSSELGINFHENPVLIDSIWEEEILKKIHPDDKLKKYIHELRFFKLLKSMKINERQDFSVLSRIRMKDKDEAYRFIQHRMFYFYSPYNLKLRFALCLYNFALDQSPQLPSEFLIINSTKGEVVVEDKLVYKKILSPRELEVLKYVGEGFTSKEIADSLSISINTVNRHRQNILEKLKVKNSIMAFSESLQVK from the coding sequence ATGGAAATCGTAGAAACACTGAACAAAACCCTGCTTCAAAAGAATTCCGGACAAAACTGTTTGCTGGATATTGAAGTGTACAAAGCGATTGCTTTCACCTATTCTCAAACGGAAAATTCTATCGCAGTGCTGAGTGATATGCAATTGAATAAAAGCTGGGTATATTCCTCAAAAACAAGCTCGGAATTGGGAATAAACTTCCATGAAAACCCTGTCCTAATCGATTCCATTTGGGAGGAAGAAATCCTGAAGAAAATTCATCCAGACGACAAACTCAAGAAATATATCCACGAGTTGCGTTTCTTTAAATTATTAAAATCAATGAAAATCAATGAGAGACAGGATTTCAGTGTTTTGTCGAGAATACGGATGAAGGACAAAGATGAGGCTTACAGGTTTATTCAGCACCGGATGTTTTATTTTTACTCGCCTTACAATCTGAAATTGAGATTTGCGCTTTGCCTGTACAATTTCGCTTTGGATCAGTCTCCACAACTTCCGTCAGAATTCCTGATTATCAACTCTACAAAAGGAGAAGTGGTGGTGGAAGATAAGCTGGTCTATAAAAAAATTCTTTCGCCAAGAGAACTGGAAGTTTTAAAGTACGTGGGAGAGGGGTTTACAAGCAAAGAAATCGCTGATTCTCTCTCCATAAGCATCAATACGGTAAACCGACACCGTCAAAATATTCTTGAAAAATTGAAAGTAAAAAACTCAATTATGGCTTTCAGTGAAAGTCTTCAGGTAAAATAA
- a CDS encoding Na+/H+ antiporter, with product MIQDFPFYLSLIVAIVLLIMLANKIKVAYPVLLVIAGLLISFIPNIPMIRIDPELIFIIFLPPLLYEAAWAISWKELWKWRRIIGSFAFVVVFLTATTVAFVANHFIPGFSLALGFLLGGIVSPPDAVSASAILKFVKVPKRMESILEGESLLNDASSLIIFRFAMIAVATGQFIWQEAIFSFSWMVVGGIGVGVLVGWLFMKGQKILPTDANMDTILTIVAPYVMYIAAEEVHSSGVLAVVSGGLLLSNNRHNFLSTSSRLRGINVWESLAFVLNGLVFILIGLDLPEITSGLEGVSISAAIGYGLLVTAVLVIVRIISAYGAVIITLVARNYIPVADKRSPGFKAPVLLGWTGMRGVVSLAAALSIPVKLYEGGPDFPQRNLILFITFIVILTTLVVQGLTLPYLIRKMHMPSYNDHLPDDEADDLIRREMAKLTLQHLSDNYGEMLEKSPFLQQIHDKWKGKIDEDSDIKISPEIKMAYLDILNRQRAWLIEQNHDKNQHFDEDLIRKHLMQIDLEEERVLLIH from the coding sequence ATGATACAAGATTTTCCATTTTACTTATCGCTTATTGTAGCCATTGTTTTGCTGATCATGCTGGCCAACAAAATAAAGGTTGCTTATCCGGTTTTACTGGTTATTGCAGGATTACTGATCAGTTTTATTCCCAATATTCCGATGATAAGGATAGACCCGGAACTGATCTTTATTATTTTCCTGCCTCCTTTATTATATGAAGCTGCTTGGGCAATTTCATGGAAAGAATTATGGAAATGGCGCAGAATTATAGGAAGTTTTGCATTTGTGGTGGTATTTCTTACGGCGACAACGGTGGCTTTCGTGGCCAATCATTTTATTCCCGGATTTTCACTGGCATTAGGGTTTTTATTGGGAGGAATCGTTTCTCCACCCGATGCGGTGAGTGCAAGTGCCATTTTAAAATTTGTAAAAGTTCCGAAAAGAATGGAATCGATTCTGGAAGGCGAAAGTCTCTTGAATGATGCTTCTTCATTAATTATTTTCCGCTTTGCGATGATTGCTGTCGCTACGGGACAATTCATCTGGCAGGAAGCTATTTTCAGTTTCTCTTGGATGGTTGTCGGTGGAATAGGAGTCGGCGTTCTGGTTGGCTGGCTGTTTATGAAAGGACAGAAAATTCTCCCGACAGATGCGAATATGGACACCATACTTACCATCGTTGCACCGTATGTGATGTACATTGCCGCAGAAGAAGTCCACAGTTCAGGGGTTTTGGCGGTAGTGAGCGGTGGTTTACTGTTATCAAACAACAGACATAATTTTTTGAGCACATCTTCCAGACTTCGCGGTATCAATGTCTGGGAAAGCCTTGCTTTTGTCTTGAACGGACTGGTTTTTATCCTCATTGGGCTGGATCTCCCGGAAATCACTTCCGGACTGGAAGGCGTGAGTATTTCTGCTGCGATCGGCTACGGATTGCTGGTTACTGCTGTTTTGGTGATTGTAAGGATTATCTCGGCCTATGGAGCGGTGATCATTACGTTGGTTGCCAGAAATTATATTCCCGTTGCAGATAAGAGAAGTCCGGGCTTCAAAGCCCCGGTTTTGCTTGGCTGGACGGGGATGAGGGGGGTGGTTTCCTTAGCTGCAGCCTTATCAATTCCTGTAAAATTGTATGAAGGCGGTCCGGATTTTCCGCAACGGAATCTCATTTTGTTCATTACTTTTATTGTGATTCTTACGACGTTGGTGGTTCAGGGGCTTACTTTGCCTTACCTGATCAGAAAAATGCATATGCCTTCCTATAACGACCATCTTCCCGATGATGAAGCAGACGATCTTATCCGTCGCGAAATGGCAAAGCTTACCCTTCAGCATCTTTCTGATAACTATGGGGAAATGTTGGAGAAAAGTCCTTTCCTGCAGCAGATCCATGATAAGTGGAAAGGAAAAATAGATGAGGATTCTGATATAAAAATTTCCCCCGAGATCAAAATGGCTTATCTCGATATTCTGAACCGACAAAGAGCATGGCTCATCGAACAGAATCACGATAAAAACCAACATTTCGATGAAGACCTTATCAGAAAGCACCTCATGCAAATTGATCTGGAGGAAGAAAGGGTTTTATTGATTCATTAG
- a CDS encoding TetR/AcrR family transcriptional regulator, which yields MPRKVVQGPIRDKEKTKQKLLAAVGKILRTKGYSGLKVSKIAAVAGFDKKLIYEYFGSTEKLIDEYIKSQDYWSKMNQDNIHVDFSDGGKELSKVAILNQFEHIKKNKELQKIILWGLSENKPILKKIADEREEIGELLFTNIVDPHFKDKSTRYRAIAALLVSGAYYLNLYTGYNASKFCGIDLKTDEGRKEIEKAIIEIIDFAYEEK from the coding sequence ATGCCTAGAAAAGTTGTACAAGGCCCAATAAGGGATAAAGAAAAAACAAAACAAAAACTGCTTGCCGCAGTTGGAAAAATTTTAAGAACAAAAGGCTACTCAGGTCTGAAGGTGAGTAAGATAGCTGCTGTAGCGGGTTTTGATAAAAAACTTATCTATGAGTATTTCGGAAGTACCGAGAAACTCATAGATGAGTATATCAAGTCTCAGGATTATTGGAGTAAGATGAACCAGGATAACATCCACGTTGATTTCTCCGATGGTGGTAAAGAACTTTCTAAAGTAGCGATTCTCAATCAGTTTGAGCACATTAAGAAAAATAAGGAGCTTCAGAAAATTATCCTTTGGGGACTTTCTGAAAACAAGCCTATTTTGAAAAAAATTGCCGATGAGAGAGAAGAGATCGGAGAATTGCTTTTTACCAACATTGTCGATCCGCATTTCAAAGACAAATCTACGAGATACCGTGCGATTGCTGCACTCCTTGTTTCCGGAGCGTATTATCTGAACCTTTACACAGGGTACAATGCAAGCAAATTCTGCGGTATTGATCTGAAAACAGATGAAGGTAGAAAAGAGATCGAAAAAGCAATCATCGAGATCATTGATTTCGCATACGAAGAAAAATAA
- a CDS encoding nucleoside-diphosphate kinase — translation MSNITFTMIKPDAVADGHIGAILGKIAEGGFKIKALKLTQLTVADAKKFYEVHAERPFYGELVDFMSSGPIVAAVLEKDNAVEDFRTLIGATNPAEAAEGTIRKMFARSIGENAVHGSDSDENALIEAKFHFSGREIF, via the coding sequence ATGTCTAACATTACATTCACTATGATTAAGCCTGATGCAGTTGCAGATGGACATATCGGTGCTATATTAGGTAAAATTGCAGAAGGTGGTTTCAAAATCAAAGCTTTGAAATTGACTCAACTTACTGTTGCAGATGCAAAAAAATTCTATGAAGTACACGCTGAAAGACCATTCTACGGAGAATTGGTTGATTTCATGAGCTCTGGGCCAATCGTTGCCGCAGTTCTTGAAAAAGATAATGCTGTTGAAGATTTCAGAACTTTGATCGGGGCTACAAATCCTGCTGAAGCTGCTGAAGGTACGATCAGAAAAATGTTTGCAAGAAGCATCGGGGAAAACGCTGTTCACGGTTCAGACTCTGATGAAAACGCTCTTATTGAAGCAAAATTCCATTTTTCAGGAAGAGAAATTTTCTAA